The DNA window ACATCCTGTTGGTGGCCTTGGGAGCCCCAAAACAGGAAAAGTTCATATATAAGTATAAGGAAGAGCTAAAGGTCAAAATTGCCATGGGTGTGGGCGGAAGTCTGGATGTACTTGCGGGCAGAGCAAAGAGGGCTCCTGTATTTTACCAGAAAGCCGGGCTGGAATGGTTTTACAGACTCATAAAAGAGCCCAGGAGAATCATGAGAATCATGAGACTTCCAAAATTCTTAGCCCTTGCATTTATTGATGCAAAATTTAGATAGACGCAGCTAAATGCTATGGCACTACTATTATGGAATTTAATATAATATAATGTTATTAATTATTTAGCCCCTTTAAACGTATTTCGAGAGGAGAGTGCTGCATGGGAAAATTTAAGGAGTTGGCTCCGGAAGAATTAAGCAATAAGATAGATTATACTGAGTTTGGTTTTGAGACTACAGCGGATTTGAATCCATTAGATGGCATAATAGGACAGGGCAGGGCGGCTGCAGCAATGGAGTTCGGGCTTGCAATCAAAAGAGCCAGCTATAATATATATGTGTCGGGGATAACAGGTACGGGAAGAAACAGCTATGCCAAATCCATTATAAGCAGGATAGCTGCAAATGAAAAGGCTCCTGACGATTGGTGCTATGTGTACAATTTCGTAAACCCTGACAAGCCCATATGCATAAACCTCCCGGCAGGGATGGGGTGCAAACTGCAAAAGGACATGAAAAGGCTTGTAAAGGATCTCAAGGTAAAGGTTCCAAAGGCCTTTGAAGGCGAAGAGTATGAAAAGCAGAAGAGTCAAATTGTGCAGGAGTACCAGGAAAAAAGCTCGGAATATATGGAGACTTTCAATGTGTTTGCACAGGAACAGGGCTTCATGATAAAAAAGAGCGAGCAGGGACTGATGACCATCCCCCTCCAGGGCGGAAAGCCAATGGAGGACAAGGATTATATGGAGATGCGCCCTGAGGACAGGAAGAAGATGGAGGACAATTCCTTCATAGTCCAGGCAAAGCTTTTAGAGATTATGAAGCATATAAAAGAGATAGAAAGGGCTGCAAAGGATAAAATTGAACATCTGGAGACCAAGATAGCTCTGCTTGCTGTAGAACAGCCGATAATGGAGCTCAAGGACAAGTTCGGGCAGTTCAAGAGTGTGCTTGAGTACCTTAAGGCTGTTCAGCGGGATATAATACACAATATAGAGGATTTTAGAAATCTGGAATCTGGCAGTATTGACCAGCTTGATCTGGTTGAAAGAATCAGAGAGAAGGATTTTACAATAAAGTATCAGGTGAACCTGGTTGTGGACAACAGGGATGCGAAAGGCGCCCCTGTCATTCTGGAATCAAACCCCAAATACTACAATCTTCTGGGTAAAATCGAGTATGAAAGCAATATGGGCGTAGTTACTACGGATTTTACCAAAATAAAGGCAGGCTCACTTCACCAAGCCAATGGGGGCTATATAATAATCAACATGTCTGATCTGATGAGGGATCCTGAAAGTTGGGAAGGCATAAAAAGGGCAATAAAGACCGAGGAGATAACTATAGAAAATATATTTTCCATGGCGGGTATCGTATCCGGTGGTATAAAACCAGAGCCGATACCTCTGCATGTAAAGGTCATACTTATAGGAAGCGCATATGTATATCAAACCTTATATACCTATGACGAAGACTTCAGAAAGCTTTTCAAGATCAAGGCTGATTTTGATATAGATATGAGCAGCAGCGAGGAAAACTGCATGAAGTATGCCAGTTTCATAAGCGCTCACTGCGAGAATAAAGGACTTATGCATTTCGACAAATCTGCTGTGGCAGCTGTAATAGAATACAGCAGAAGACTGGCAGAGCATAAGGATAAGCTTTCTACCAGGTTCAACGATATAGTTGAAATACTATATGAAGCGGATGCATGGGCAAGAATAGCAGGAGAAGAGATAACCTCTGCCAGTCATGTGAGGAAGGCCATTGAACAGAAGGTTTACCGTTCAAACAGGATAGAGGAAAAGATGCAGGAGCTGATTGATACAGGAGTGGTGCTCATTTCTACAGAGGAAAAGGTCATAGGGCAGGTTAACGGACTTTCGGTTATGGATTTTGGAGACTATACCTTTGGAAAGCCCAGCAGGATAACAGTAGTTACCTATGCCGGAGAGAAAGGGATAGTCAATATTGAAAGAGAAGTTGAAATGAGCGGCAGCATA is part of the Clostridia bacterium genome and encodes:
- a CDS encoding AAA family ATPase — its product is MGKFKELAPEELSNKIDYTEFGFETTADLNPLDGIIGQGRAAAAMEFGLAIKRASYNIYVSGITGTGRNSYAKSIISRIAANEKAPDDWCYVYNFVNPDKPICINLPAGMGCKLQKDMKRLVKDLKVKVPKAFEGEEYEKQKSQIVQEYQEKSSEYMETFNVFAQEQGFMIKKSEQGLMTIPLQGGKPMEDKDYMEMRPEDRKKMEDNSFIVQAKLLEIMKHIKEIERAAKDKIEHLETKIALLAVEQPIMELKDKFGQFKSVLEYLKAVQRDIIHNIEDFRNLESGSIDQLDLVERIREKDFTIKYQVNLVVDNRDAKGAPVILESNPKYYNLLGKIEYESNMGVVTTDFTKIKAGSLHQANGGYIIINMSDLMRDPESWEGIKRAIKTEEITIENIFSMAGIVSGGIKPEPIPLHVKVILIGSAYVYQTLYTYDEDFRKLFKIKADFDIDMSSSEENCMKYASFISAHCENKGLMHFDKSAVAAVIEYSRRLAEHKDKLSTRFNDIVEILYEADAWARIAGEEITSASHVRKAIEQKVYRSNRIEEKMQELIDTGVVLISTEEKVIGQVNGLSVMDFGDYTFGKPSRITVVTYAGEKGIVNIEREVEMSGSIHDKGVLILTGYLGNKFAQDFPLTISASICFEQLYDGIEGDSASSTELYALLSSLAELPIYQHFAVTGSVNQRGEIQPIGGVNEKIEGFFETCKARGLKGNEGVIIPWQNVVNLMLKDEIVEAVREGKFHVYPIKSIDEGIEILTGVTAGNRDENGNYPEDTVYYNVQKKIEKFARIAEEFEEPEQEQKV